A single region of the Musa acuminata AAA Group cultivar baxijiao chromosome BXJ1-11, Cavendish_Baxijiao_AAA, whole genome shotgun sequence genome encodes:
- the LOC103972049 gene encoding heavy metal-associated isoprenylated plant protein 39-like, whose amino-acid sequence MNKTVFKLDLHDDKAKGKAMKDVCGFEEIDFIGMDMKEKKMTVIGSVNPLKVLIKLRKFWPADIVSMGPVKAEEAKKEETNEPQQQMRAASVNPYAAYNLERIEENPNPCAIM is encoded by the exons ATGAAT AAGACTGTGTTCAAATTGGACCTGCACGATGACAAGGCCAAAGGAAAGGCCATGAAGGATGTCTGTGGCTTTGAAG AGATCGATTTCATTGGGATGGACATGAAAGAGAAAAAGATGACGGTGATCGGATCCGTCAATCCTCTGAAGGTTTTGATCAAACTCAGAAAATTCTGGCCCGCCGATATAGTTTCCATGGGGCCGGTGAAGGCGGAGGAGGCCAAGAAGGAAGAGACGAACGAGCCTCAACAACAAATGAGAGCAGCGTCAGTCAACCCGTACGCAGCCTACAATCTGGAGCGGATAGAAGAGAATCCAAATCCTTGTGCCATCATGTAA
- the LOC103972051 gene encoding probable inactive leucine-rich repeat receptor kinase XIAO, with protein sequence MPSASAFSLSLLLLLLDALLVSAATPPQTHVNRTLETQAEIDALTAFRLALRDPLGALSGWDPASPSAPCDWRGVACATDAPRVVELRLPRLRLAGPISARISDLRLLKRLSLRSNLLSGPLPSALATLGCLRSLFLQSNALSGPLPPALLANLSALQVLNLAGNLLTGPVPAALPPGTRYLDLSANAFSGPVPANLSVVAPRLQFLDLSFNRLRGTIPGDLGRLPALAFLWLDGNLLEGTLPAILANCTSLVHLSIQGNGLQGIVPAAIAEMPKLQVLALARNRLSGDVPASIFYNTSAAGSSSLRIVQLGYNEFAGLALPPQGQHASTALEVLDLKENRLTGDFPAWFTNATGLTVLDLSGNTISGSLPPEIDRLASLQELRLGRNSMAGPVPGEIGRCSALQVLDLEENQFYGRIPAAFGSLSLLRDLYLGGNLFSGVIPANLGNLSELQTISLYGNKISGAIPDELMKLSNLTTLDLAGNDISGEIPSTIGDLAGLQTLNLSKNSHTGVIPAGIGRLLNLKSLDLSGQRNLSGDLPAELFGLPSLQVISLADNAFSGQVPEGFSSLWSLHVLNLSANSFSGPIPATYGYLQYLRVLSLSYNNITGEIPADLANCSNLTVLQLRYNHLSGPIPEDLARLSALVELDLGQNNLSGDIPPDISNCTSLVTLKLDGNHLSGDIPESLSNLSKLQALNLSDNDLSGSVPSALARISGLVYLNVSDNSLRGEIPGLLSSRFRDPSAFAGNPDLCGQPLQTECRRRKKSYIILVIGLAVAAACILVLFCCCFAFSLFRWRRRFLESRAGVKKRSSGRASGSSGGSGENNGGPKLVMFNNRITYAETVEATRQFDEENVLSRGRHGLVFKACYNDGTVLSILRLPSTSADGAIVIEEGAFRKEAESLGKVKHRNLTVLRGYYAGPPPDVRLLVYDYMPNGNLATLLQEASQQDGHVLNWPMRHLIALGVARGLAFLHGSGVVHGDVKPQNVLFDADFEPHLSDFGLEPIVVTAGAAAAAAAASTSAAAPAVGSLGYVAPDAAAAGQATREGDVYSFGIVLLELLTGRRPGTFAGEDEDIVKWVKRQLQRGQVAELLEPGLLELDPESSEWEEFLLGVKVGLLCTAPDPLDRPSMTDIVFMLEGCRVGPDLPSSADPTSQPSPA encoded by the coding sequence ATGCCGTCTGCCTCCGCTTTCTCCCTCTCCCTACTGCTGCTCTTGTTGGATGCCCTACTCGTCTCCGCTGCCACCCCGCCGCAGACCCACGTGAACCGCACCTTGGAGACACAGGCGGAGATCGATGCCCTCACAGCCTTCCGCCTCGCCCTTCGGGATCCCCTCGGCGCCCTCTCCGGGTGGGACCCTGCCTCCCCCTCCGCCCCCTGTGACTGGCGAGGCGTCGCCTGCGCAACCGACGCCCCCCGCGTTGTCGAGCTCCGCCTCCCCCGCCTCCGCCTCGCAGGTCCCATCTCCGCCCGCATTTCCGACCTCCGCCTCCTGAAGCGGCTCAGCCTCCGCTCCAACCTCCTCTCGGGCCCCCTTCCCTCGGCCCTCGCCACCCTCGGCTGTCTTCGCTCCCTCTTCCTCCAGTCTAATGCCCTCTCCGGTCCCCTCCCGCCCGCTCTCCTCGCCAACCTATCTGCTCTCCAGGTCCTCAACCTGGCCGGCAACCTCCTCACCGGCCCCGTTCCCGCCGCACTCCCCCCAGGCACCCGCTACCTCGACCTCTCCGCCAACGCCTTCTCCGGCCCCGTCCCCGCCAATCTCTCCGTCGTCGCCCCCCGTCTCCAGTTTCTCGACCTCTCCTTCAACCGACTCCGTGGTACCATCCCAGGGGACCTCGGCCGCCTTCCTGCGCTCGCCTTTCTCTGGCTCGACGGCAACCTTCTCGAGGGCACCCTCCCCGCCATCCTCGCCAACTGCACATCCCTCGTCCACCTTAGCATCCAGGGAAACGGCCTCCAAGGGATCGTCCCGGCTGCCATCGCCGAGATGCCCAAGCTCCAGGTGCTCGCTCTCGCGCGCAACCGTCTTTCTGGCGACGTCCCCGCATCTATCTTCTACAACACCTCAGCCGCCGGGAGCTCCTCCCTCCGCATCGTGCAGCTCGGGTACAACGAGTTCGCCGGGCTGGCTTTGCCACCACAGGGCCAGCACGCCTCCACCGCTCTCGAGGTCCTGGACCTCAAGGAGAACCGCCTCACTGGCGATTTCCCGGCATGGTTCACCAATGCCACGGGGCTCACCGTCTTGGACCTCTCTGGGAATACCATCAGCGGCTCACTGCCGCCCGAGATCGATCGTCTCGCATCCCTTCAAGAGCTTCGCCTTGGACGGAATTCCATGGCCGGGCCGGTCCCGGGGGAGATAGGTCGGTGCAGCGCCCTCCAGGTTCTTGATCTCGAGGAGAATCAATTCTATGGTCGGATACCAGCCGCTTTTGGGAGCCTCAGCCTGCTGAGGGATCTCTATCTCGGCGGCAACCTCTTCTCCGGTGTTATTCCCGCGAATCTTGGCAACTTGTCCGAGCTGCAAACAATTTCGCTCTACGGGAACAAAATTTCCGGCGCGATCCCGGATGAACTGATGAAGTTAAGCAACCTCACAACGTTGGACCTCGCCGGCAATGATATCTCCGGTGAGATTCCTTCCACCATCGGAGACCTCGCTGGGCTGCAGACGCTAAACCTGAGCAAGAATAGCCACACCGGCGTCATTCCGGCGGGAATCGGCAGGTTGCTGAATCTGAAGTCACTGGACCTCAGCGGCCAGAGGAACCTTTCCGGCGATCTCCCTGCGGAGCTGTTCGGGTTGCCAAGCCTTCAGGTGATCTCTCTTGCGGACAACGCATTCTCCGGCCAGGTTCCTGAGGGTTTCAGCAGCCTATGGAGCTTGCATGTCCTCAACCTCTCCGCCAACTCCTTCTCCGGCCCAATCCCAGCGACCTACGGCTACCTCCAGTACCTCAGAGTTCTCTCGTTATCCTACAATAACATCACCGGCGAAATCCCCGCGGACTTGGCCAACTGCTCCAACCTCACTGTTCTCCAGCTCCGCTACAACCACTTGTCCGGCCCCATTCCAGAGGACCTCGCCCGGCTTTCTGCTCTCGTGGAGCTCGACCTCGGCCAGAACAATCTCTCTGGAGATATCCCGCCGGATATCTCTAACTGCACCTCTTTGGTGACGCTCAAATTGGACGGCAACCATCTCTCCGGCGATATTCCAGAATCGCTTTCCAATCTTTCGAAGCTGCAGGCACTAAACCTCTCTGACAATGACCTCTCCGGATCCGTTCCCTCGGCGCTTGCCCGTATCTCCGGACTGGTGTACCTCAATGTGTCGGATAATAGCCTGAGAGGAGAGATTCCAGGCTTGCTGAGCTCCCGCTTCCGTGATCCATCGGCATTTGCTGGGAACCCGGACCTCTGCGGCCAGCCGTTGCAGACAGAGTGCCGGAGGCGCAAGAAGAGTTATATCATCCTGGTGATCGGCCTCGCGGTGGCCGCGGCCTGCATTCTGGTTCTCTTTTGTTGCTGCTTTGCTTTCAGCCTGTTTCGCTGGCGCAGGCGGTTCCTGGAGAGCCGAGCCGGCGTGAAAAAACGGAGCTCCGGAAGAGCCAGCGGATCGAGCGGAGGGAGCGGAGAGAACAACGGCGGTCCGAAGCTGGTAATGTTCAACAATAGAATCACCTACGCCGAGACGGTGGAGGCGACACGGCAGTTCGACGAGGAGAACGTGCTCAGCCGCGGCCGCCACGGGCTGGTATTCAAAGCGTGTTATAACGATGGCACCGTGCTGTCCATCCTCCGCCTGCCGTCAACGTCCGCGGACGGGGCCATCGTGATCGAGGAGGGAGCGTTCCGCAAGGAGGCGGAGTCACTGGGGAAGGTGAAGCACCGGAACCTGACGGTTCTCCGCGGTTACTACGCCGGTCCCCCGCCAGATGTTCGACTGCTGGTCTACGACTACATGCCCAACGGCAATCTTGCCACCCTCCTCCAGGAGGCGTCTCAACAGGACGGCCACGTCCTCAATTGGCCCATGCGGCACCTCATCGCCCTCGGCGTAGCCCGCGGCCTGGCGTTCCTCCACGGCTCCGGCGTCGTTCACGGGGACGTCAAGCCGCAGAACGTCCTCTTCGACGCGGACTTCGAGCCCCACCTCTCGGACTTCGGACTGGAGCCAATTGTGGTGACGGCAGGAGCAGCGGCGGCCGCTGCCGCAGCGTCAACGTCGGCGGCGGCTCCAGCCGTGGGGTCGCTAGGGTACGTGGCGCCGGACGCGGCAGCGGCTGGGCAGGCGACGCGGGAGGGggacgtgtacagcttcgggATCGTGCTACTGGAGCTGCTGACGGGGCGGCGGCCGGGGACGTTCGCGGGGGAGGATGAGGACATCGTGAAGTGGGTGAAGCGGCAACTGCAGCGGGGGCAGGTGGCGGAGCTGCTGGAGCCGGGCCTCCTGGAGCTGGACCCGGAGTCGTCGGAGTGGGAGGAGTTCCTGCTGGGGGTGAAGGTAGGGCTTCTCTGCACCGCACCCGACCCCCTCGACCGCCCGTCCATGACCGACATCGTCTTCATGCTCGAGGGCTGCCGCGTCGGGCCCGACCTCCCTTCCTCCGCCGATCCCACCTCCCAGCCCTCTCCCGCCTGA
- the LOC103972052 gene encoding fumarate hydratase 1, mitochondrial: MAMMVAAARRLAGRSGVAPALSNVVLRSATLQTMAGAFREERDTFGPIMVPADRLWGAQTQRSLQNFDIGGEREQMPEPIIRAFGVLKKCAAKVNMEYGLDPTVGKAIMQAAQEVAEGKLNDHFPLVIWQTGSGTQSNMNANEVIANRAAEILGHKRGEKFVHPNDHVNRSQSSNDTFPTVMHIAAAVEINSRFIPSLKQLHSSLHTKSLEFKDIVKIGRTHTQDATPLTLGQEFSGYTTQVKYGIERIIGTLPRMYQLAQGGTAVGTGLNTKKGFDVKIASAVAEETNLSFVTAENKFEALAAHDAFVETSGALNTISASLMKIANDIRLLGSGPRCGLGELILPENEPGSSIMPGKVNPTQCEALTMVCAQVMGNHVAITVGGSNGHFELNVYKPLIASGLLRSLRLLGDASASFEKNCVRGIKANHQRISKLLHESLMLVTSLNPKIGYDNAAAVAKKAHKEGTTLKDAALNLNVLTAEEFDELVVPEKMLGPSD; the protein is encoded by the exons ATGGCGATGATGGTTGCGGCGGCACGGCGGCTCGCGGGCCGATCCGGTGTGGCGCCGGCGTTGTCGAACGTGGTGCTCCGCTCGGCGACACTGCAGACCATGGCGGGCGCGTTCAGGGAGGAGCGGGACACCTTCGGTCCGATCATGGTACCTGCCGACAG GTTGTGGGGTGCGCAGACGCAGAGATCGCTGCAGAACTTTGATATAGGCGGTGAGCGTGAGCAGATGCCGGAGCCGATCATTAGGGCGTTCGGTGTTCTCAAGAAGTGTGCTGCCAAG GTAAACATGGAGTATGGTCTTGATCCAACTGTTGGGAAAGCAATAATGCAGGCTGCCCAAGAAGTTGCTGAGGGGAAATTGAATGATCATTTCCCACTTGTCATTTGGCAAACTGGCAGTGGGACTCAGAGCAACATGAATGCCAATGAG GTTATTGCAAATAGAGCAGCTGAAATTCTTGGGCATAAACGAGGTGAAAAGTTTGTACATCCAAATGATCATGTCAATAGGTCTCAATCTTCAAATGATACATTTCCAACT GTTATGCACATAGCTGCAGCTGTGGAAATTAATTCCAGATTTATACCAAGCTTGAAACAGCTGCACAGTTCACTTCATACTAAG tctcttgaattcaaagatatTGTCAAGATTGGCCGAACGCATACTCAAGATGCCACTCCTCTAACTCTTGGCCAGGAGTTCAGTGGTTATACCACACAG GTAAAATATGGTATTGAGAGAATAATTGGGACTCTGCCTCGCATGTATCAG CTTGCCCAAGGTGGTACTGCTGTAGGCACCGGGTTGAACACCAAAAAAGG ATTTGATGTGAAAATTGCATCTGCAGTAGCTGAggaaaccaatctatcatttgtcaCTGCAGAGAACAAGTTTGAAGCATTG GCTGCGCATGATGCTTTTGTTGAGACGAGTGGAGCCTTAAATACAATTTCTGCTTCTCTTATGAAGATAGCAAATGACATACGACTTCTCGGAAG TGGTCCACGTTGCGGACTTGGCGAGCTTATCCTACCTGAAAATGAGCCTGGCAGCAGTATAATGCCT GGAAAGGTCAATCCTACTCAGTGTGAGGCTCTTACGATGGTTTGTGCTCAG GTGATGGGCAATCATGTTGCAATAACTGTTGGTGGATCAAATGGTCATTTTGAGCTCAATGTTTACAAGCCACTGATTGCTAGTGGTCTTCTTCGA TCTCTTAGACTACTTGGAGATGCATCTGCATCCTTTGAAAAGAATTGTGTGAGAGGAATTAAAGCAAACCACCAAAGAATTTCAAAATTGTTGCATGAG TCCCTGATGCTGGTCACATCTTTGAACCCT AAAATTGGTTATGATAACGCCGCAGCTGTTGCTAAGAAAGCTCACAAAGAAGGGACGACATTGAAG